The Candidatus Thermoplasmatota archaeon nucleotide sequence GGTTAGAAATACAGCCGCTGCAGAAGGTTTTGGAAGAGCCTATATAAAAGCAAATCTTAGAAGCAACAAAAGGATTAAGCCTTACTACTCTAAAGAATGGCGTGAGAGGTATAAGAAAAGAACAGCTATTGAAAGACTAAATTCCAGATTGAAAAATTTTCTGCATCTGAAGAAGCTCAGAGTAAGAGGAATTAGAGCGGTAACTTGTTATGCATATCTTGGGTGTATAGCAATGTTGCTGTTTGCTTTAATTGGAAAATTTCTTGGT carries:
- a CDS encoding transposase; the encoded protein is VRNTAAAEGFGRAYIKANLRSNKRIKPYYSKEWRERYKKRTAIERLNSRLKNFLHLKKLRVRGIRAVTCYAYLGCIAMLLFALIGKFLGKSIRGIKSLLR